From Xenopus tropicalis strain Nigerian chromosome 3, UCB_Xtro_10.0, whole genome shotgun sequence, the proteins below share one genomic window:
- the gal3st4.1 gene encoding galactose-3-O-sulfotransferase 4 (The RefSeq protein has 4 substitutions compared to this genomic sequence): protein MFLKTHKTAGSSILNILHRYGDRNSLNFALPYERDFNYSSYFNASWVKGFNNASRAPYDILCHHMRLNISEVGKVMPSDSFYFTILRDPAAMAESAFSYYRTYCPTFKEAPNLKAFIYNTSLYYRPNNESHHYARNLLWFDLGMDPDEPFTEEMASEGVRAVEDAFNLVLFAEHFDESVILLKEELCWELDDILTFKLNARETPTQLEQEDIERLRAWNSLDWYLYVYFNRTFWDKVERFGRERMDMELRRLRERRQQLAELCLEGLKPLKADEIQDEEIKPYQPTDEKILGWKVRHDLRPSTKARCVQMITPEVQYKYLLDDWQFPEDARYRAKEKELEAKKRSKKIRGKKPEAAPVNKLAVSPRNKPDMVAENKPEVVAGNKPEVVAGNKPDMVVGNKPEVP, encoded by the exons ATGTTCCTGAAGACCCACAAGACAGCGGGGAGCTCCATCCTGAACATCTTGCACCGCTATGGCGACAGGAACTCCCTGAACTTCGCTTTGCCCTACGAACGGGACTTTAACTACTCCAGTTATTTCAACGCCAGCTGGGTGAAAGGGTTCAACAATGCCAGCCGGGCGCCCTACGATATCCTCTGCCATCATATGCGCCTCAACATTTCAGAG GTTGGCAAGGTCATGCCTTCAGACTCCTTCTACTTTACCATTCTACGGGATCCAGCTGCCATGGCCGAGTCGGCTTTCTCTTACTACCGAACGTACTGTCCCACCTTTAAAGAGGCACCAAACCTGAAGGCGTTTATCTACAACACTTCTCTTTATTATCGACCCAACAACGAATCTCATCATTACGCCCGCAACCTTCTGTGGTTCGATCTTGGGATGGACCCTGATGAGCCTTTCACAGAGGAAATGGCAAGTGAGGGAGTAAGGGCGGTGGAAGATGCCTTCAACCTTGTCCTATTTGCCGAGCACTTTGATGAATCAGTTATCCTTCTCAAGGAAGAACTGTGCTGGGAGCTTGATGATATATTGACATTCAAACTCAATGCTCGGGAGACCCCCACGCAACTAGAACAAGAGGACATTGAGAGGTTACGGGCTTGGAATTCCCTGGACTGGTATCTTTATGTCTATTTCAACCGCACTTTCTGGGAAAAAGTGGAGCGATTTGGTAGGGAAAGGATGGACATGGAATTGAGGAGGTTAAGAGAACGCAGACAACAGCTGGCTGAGTTGTGTCTGGAAGGCTTGAAGCCTTTAAAAGCTGATGAAATACAGGATGAGGAGATAAAGCCATATCAGCCTACGGATGAGAAGATCTTAGGTTGGAAAGTAAGACATGATCTCAGGCCCAGCACCAAGGCCAGATGTGTCCAAATGATAACTCCAGAGGTGCAATACAAGTACCTTTTGGATGACTGGCAGTTCCCAGAAGATGCACGGTACAGGGCCAAGGAAAAGGAGCTAGAAGCCAAGAAAAGGTCAAAGAAGATCCGAGGGAAAAAACCAGAGGCAGCTCCAGTGAATAAACTAGCAGTGTCTCCAAGGAATAAGCCAGACATGGTTGCAGAGAATAAGCCAGAAGTGGTTGCAGGGAATAAGCCAGAA GTGGTTGCAGGGAATAAGTCAGATGTGGTTGTAGAGAATAAGCCAGAAGTGCCTTAA
- the LOC116409572 gene encoding uncharacterized protein LOC116409572, with protein sequence MECPEVVAWNASEVVAGNKPEVVAGNKPEVVAGNKPEVVAGNKPEVVAGNKPEVVAGNKPEVVAGNKPEVVAGNKPEVVAGNKPEVVAGNKPEVVAGNKPEVVAGNKPEVVAGNKPEVVAGISQKWLQGINQKWLQGISQKWLQGISQKWLQGISQKWLQGISQKWLQGISQKWLQGISQKWLQGISQKWLQGISQKWLQGISQKWLQGISQKWLQGISQKWLNGQ encoded by the exons ATGGAATGC CCAGAAGTGGTTGCATGGAATGCATCAGAAGTGGTTGCAGGGAATAAACCAGAAGTGGTTGCAGGGAATAAGCCAGAAGTGGTTGCAGGGAATAAACCAGAAGTGGTTGCAGGGAATAAGCCAGAAGTGGTTGCAGGGAATAAGCCAGAAGTGGTTGCAGGGAATAAACCAGAAGTGGTTGCAGGGAATAAGCCAGAAGTGGTTGCAGGGAATAAGCCAGAAGTGGTTGCAGGGAATAAGCCAGAAGTGGTTGCAGGGAATAAGCCAGAAGTGGTTGCAGGGAATAAGCCAGAAGTGGTTGCAGGGAATAAACCAGAAGTGGTTGCAGGGAATAAGCCAGAAGTGGTTGCAGGAATAAGCCAGAAGTGGTTGCAGGGAATAAACCAGAAGTGGTTGCAGGGAATAAGCCAGAAGTGGTTGCAGGGAATAAGCCAGAAGTGGTTGCAGGGAATAAGCCAGAAGTGGTTGCAGGGAATAAGCCAGAAGTGGTTGCAGGGAATAAGCCAGAAGTGGTTGCAGGGAATAAGCCAGAAGTGGTTGCAGGGAATAAGCCAGAAGTGGTTGCAGGGAATAAGCCAGAAGTGGTTGCAGGGAATAAGCCAGAAGTGGTTGCAGGGAATAAGCCAGAAGTGGTTGCAGGGAATAAGCCAGAA GTGGCTAAATGGTCAGTAG
- the gal3st4.1 gene encoding galactose-3-O-sulfotransferase 4 isoform X1, with translation MKLVRFCRQITQRLWLFVLLTLGVSVWLLGTNTQQRRLLGNASEDTCRAKNHIMFLKTHKTAGSSILNILHRYGDRNSLNFALPYERDFNYSSYFNASWVKGFNNASRAPYDILCHHMRLNISEVGKVMPSDSFYFTILRDPAAMAESAFSYYRTYCPTFKEAPNLKAFIYNTSLYYRPNNESHHYARNLLWFDLGMDPDEPFTEEMASEGVRAVEDAFNLVLFAEHFDESVILLKEELCWELDDILTFKLNARETPTQLEQEDIERLRAWNSLDWYLYVYFNRTFWEKVERFGRERMDMELRRLRERRQQLAELCLEGLKPLKADEIQDEEIKPYQPTDEKILGWKVRHDLRPSTKARCVQMITPEVQYKYLLDDWQFPEDARYRAKEKELEAKKRSKKIRGKKPEAAPVNKLAVSPRNKPDMVAENKPEVVAGNKPEVP, from the exons ATGAAGTTAGTCCGGTTCTGCAGGCAAATAACCCAGAGGCTCTGGCTTTTTGTTCTACTGACTCTCGGggtttctgtttggcttctgggCACCAACACCCAGCAAAG GAGGCTTCTCGGCAATGCTTCAGAGGATACTTGCCGGGCAAAGAATCACATAATGTTCCTGAAGACCCACAAGACAGCGGGGAGCTCCATCCTGAACATCTTGCACCGCTATGGCGACAGGAACTCCCTGAACTTCGCTTTGCCCTACGAACGGGACTTTAACTACTCCAGTTATTTCAACGCCAGCTGGGTGAAAGGGTTCAACAATGCCAGCCGGGCGCCCTACGATATCCTCTGCCATCATATGCGCCTCAACATTTCAGAG GTTGGCAAGGTCATGCCTTCAGACTCCTTCTACTTTACCATTCTACGGGATCCAGCTGCCATGGCCGAGTCGGCTTTCTCTTACTACCGAACGTACTGTCCCACCTTTAAAGAGGCACCAAACCTGAAGGCGTTTATCTACAACACTTCTCTTTATTATCGACCCAACAACGAATCTCATCATTACGCCCGCAACCTTCTGTGGTTCGATCTTGGGATGGACCCTGATGAGCCTTTCACAGAGGAAATGGCAAGTGAGGGAGTAAGGGCGGTGGAAGATGCCTTCAACCTTGTCCTATTTGCCGAGCACTTTGATGAATCAGTTATCCTTCTCAAGGAAGAACTGTGCTGGGAGCTTGATGATATATTGACATTCAAACTCAATGCTCGGGAGACCCCCACGCAACTAGAACAAGAGGACATTGAGAGGTTACGGGCTTGGAATTCCCTGGACTGGTATCTTTATGTCTATTTCAACCGCACTTTCTGGGAAAAAGTGGAGCGATTTGGTAGGGAAAGGATGGACATGGAATTGAGGAGGTTAAGAGAACGCAGACAACAGCTGGCTGAGTTGTGTCTGGAAGGCTTGAAGCCTTTAAAAGCTGATGAAATACAGGATGAGGAGATAAAGCCATATCAGCCTACGGATGAGAAGATCTTAGGTTGGAAAGTAAGACATGATCTCAGGCCCAGCACCAAGGCCAGATGTGTCCAAATGATAACTCCAGAGGTGCAATACAAGTACCTTTTGGATGACTGGCAGTTCCCAGAAGATGCACGGTACAGGGCCAAGGAAAAGGAGCTAGAAGCCAAGAAAAGGTCAAAGAAGATCCGAGGGAAAAAACCAGAGGCAGCTCCAGTGAATAAACTAGCAGTGTCTCCAAGGAATAAGCCAGACATGGTTGCAGAGAATAAGCCAGAAGTGGTTGCAGGGAATAAGCCAGAAGTGCCTTAA